The DNA region CTATTTGCCGCCTTTTGGGGCTTGGCGCTCAGTCGGGCCAAAATGCTCCCCAATGTGGGAAGCGTGCGAGCGCGCACGATCGCGCGGGGATGGGGGTTGGCGGCGCTGCTGCATGCGCTCTTTGACGCCGTGTTGTTGGCGGGACAACATCGCCTGCTGCCCCACGTCGCCGTCGTGGGGATCGTGGCGCTGCTCATGCTCGCCATCTTCGTGTACGTCGAGATTCGGACCGTGGGGCATGTGGCGCGTTCGCCGCATCGGCGGGGGACGATGATGCTCGCGGGATTCGCGCCGTGTCCCCATTGTGGGCATGTGGGAACGGTCGGTCACGCGTGCGCGGCATGCGGGAGGAAGATCCTCGATGCAGAGGGGCGCCGATGTCCGACCTGTGGGAAACCGCCGCGCGCGGGGGTGACGATCTGTCTGGAGTGCGGGGCGGATCTCGCGCCGCGGTCGCCGACCCCACTGCGCGTGCGCGAGCCGCATTTGGTGCGATTGCTGCCAGATGGTCGGGAGGAGATCGCGTTCATCCTCGATCGTCCTGTGGTCACCGTCGGGAAGACCCTCGATAACCATTTCGTCATTGACGACCCGACCGTCTCCAAACACCACGCGAAGTTCGTCTGGCATCCGAGCGGCGCCTTCGTCGTCGTGGATTTGGGGAGCACCAACGGCACCTATGTCAATGGGCAGCGCGTGCAAGAGAACCTCTTGAGGAACGGATTCGAAGTGCGCTTCGGGCGCGCGCGATTCATCTATCGCGCGGCGGAGCGTGCGATCCCTGTCCGGGGAGAAGAACATCCACCAGCGCCCCTCGACCCACGCCCAACACTGTAGCGGCCGATCCCTGGCGGATGGAGATCTCCACACGCCCCGTGCTCCCGATGAGGGCGAAAACTTCGCCTTCCGCAGCTTCCTGGTAATGGGTGCGGAGCGCGGAGACTTCGTATCCGTTGATCAAGAGCCGTCCGCCCGCTCGCAGCGCTTCCAGGGGAACGTCTCGCGCCGTGATATTCGTGATGAGGTTGCCGAAACGATCCACGTGAATGACTTGACCCCGCCAATGTGTCTCACTGAGTCGCTCCACACGAGGAATCGGCAGGCGCACCACGTCGGCGATCCCCGGCCCGAATTCCGAAGGCTCCACGCCACGCGCGAGCCAAGCGGCGACCGGCGCGAAGATATCGCGTCCGTGGAACGTCCGACTCACGGGATGACGGAAAAAGCGGTCGTTCGTGATGTGGATCGCGCGTCGTGGGGGATCATCCTCAAGAACGAGCGTGAAGAGCCCATTATCCGGGCCAATGAAGAAAGAGCGGGTCGTCTCGATGAGCACAGCGCGCCGTCCAGAGCCGACGCCAGGATCCACGACGGCCACATGGATCGTCCCTTCGGGAAAGGTCCCCACGCTATCGGCGAGCGTCAACGCTGCTGTCCAGATGTCCTGCGGCGGGATCAGGTGTGTGAGGTCCACGATCACGGCCTCGCGGTGGATGGAGAGGATCACTCCCTTCATCGCCCCGACGAAGAAATCGGCGAGGCCGAAATCGGTCAGAAGCGTGATCACGCCGTTTGGTCGCATGTTGCAAATTCTAAGCAGGCGGACCAAAATTTTCCACGATGAAGCGCATCTACTTGGACAATGCGGCGACGACGCGGCTCGATCCCGAGGTCTTCGAGGCCATGCTCCCCTATCTGCGAGAGGAATATGGCAACGCCTCCTCGGTGCATTCCTTCGGACAGCGGGCGCGCGCAGCCGTCGAGGAGGCGCGCGTGCGCGTCGCCGAATTGATCGACGCCGATCCCTCCGAGATCATCTTCACGAGCGGCGGCACCGAGTCGGACAATCTCGCGATCAAAGGGATCGCCGAGGCCCATGGGCACATCGGGCGGCATCTCATCACGTCGCAGATCGAACATCCGGCCGTGCTCGAAAGCTGCCGAGCGCTTGAGCGGCGAGGCTTCGAGGTGACCTATCTCCCCGTCTCCCCGGACGGACTCATCCGCGTCGAGGACGTACGCGCGGCACTGCGTCCGGATACGATTCTGGTCA from Blastocatellia bacterium includes:
- a CDS encoding PrsW family glutamic-type intramembrane protease: METLALSLIPCLLWLFWFWLQDWYDREPPRTILLTFLLGALATLPAMLFNTMGVLVLSGLLGANLVSEWLILFLVVGPVEEAMKLWAVAHYAYRRPEFDEPVDGVVYGAAAALGFAAAENVLYLSRFGSEIFVVRGILSNPGHALFAAFWGLALSRAKMLPNVGSVRARTIARGWGLAALLHALFDAVLLAGQHRLLPHVAVVGIVALLMLAIFVYVEIRTVGHVARSPHRRGTMMLAGFAPCPHCGHVGTVGHACAACGRKILDAEGRRCPTCGKPPRAGVTICLECGADLAPRSPTPLRVREPHLVRLLPDGREEIAFILDRPVVTVGKTLDNHFVIDDPTVSKHHAKFVWHPSGAFVVVDLGSTNGTYVNGQRVQENLLRNGFEVRFGRARFIYRAAERAIPVRGEEHPPAPLDPRPTL
- a CDS encoding SAM-dependent chlorinase/fluorinase; this encodes MRPNGVITLLTDFGLADFFVGAMKGVILSIHREAVIVDLTHLIPPQDIWTAALTLADSVGTFPEGTIHVAVVDPGVGSGRRAVLIETTRSFFIGPDNGLFTLVLEDDPPRRAIHITNDRFFRHPVSRTFHGRDIFAPVAAWLARGVEPSEFGPGIADVVRLPIPRVERLSETHWRGQVIHVDRFGNLITNITARDVPLEALRAGGRLLINGYEVSALRTHYQEAAEGEVFALIGSTGRVEISIRQGSAATVLGVGRGALVDVLLPGQGSHAPPRDR